One window of the Zygotorulaspora mrakii chromosome 6, complete sequence genome contains the following:
- a CDS encoding uncharacterized protein (similar to Saccharomyces cerevisiae VPS64 (YDR200C) and FAR10 (YLR238W); ancestral locus Anc_8.408) encodes MTEVERNWRRPPPQPQSPSASEAPISSTSEMSNGKAHDTSVKRRVRSNSKSTPSKSSTLTSGNAFKQKSEIESLQPAVAPRNKYTHIIILKSLNETFETKFLVVPFKPDSLKLGRPVLNSNSSSQSYGVNGSTGNIGKVDSQQAPQVRPDNGHFDSRVLSRNHASLSCDINTGKIYIRDLKSSNGTFVNGNRIDQQDVELKVGNIIDLGTDIDSKFEHRKISAFVEDISVIPLINEVPSNGPTNGKLGEPTKTEIGTENGSGYSVVSATTAQRAAFEAAMFGDVNNLDLEDTVLGSETEILSGIFINNSIGTSPNLINVIKTLATEVALEKHEFTKLRSMENFLINYTTNLEYVNKLLVEKNDKQLAKLQNALKQKLTERQGLIIQEHKAQLEKMERENLNMKSSFETQEREKLEHVKSLTNDIEDLRTRLEVEKYRKSQLAKSNVSIDQDSTRQVIQINEKATHIKDPSGATDETRQTPGYRKLGGGALLIMSAISVGLVAYAMTFSSEQHI; translated from the coding sequence ATGACTGAAGTTGAGAGGAATTGGAGGAGGCCACCACCCCAACCTCAATCTCCATCTGCATCCGAAGCTCCGATATCTTCAACGAGTGAAATGAGTAATGGTAAAGCTCATGACACTTCTGTCAAAAGAAGAGTGAGATCCAACTCCAAGAGCACACCCTCAAAAAGTAGTACTTTAACAAGCGGCAACGcattcaaacaaaaatcaGAGATAGAGTCACTGCAGCCAGCGGTGGCAccaagaaacaaatataCGCACATAATCATTTTAAAATCCCTCAATGAAACGTTTGAGACAAAATTTCTGGTAGTACCATTCAAGCCAGATAGCCTTAAGTTGGGTAGACCCGTTTTGAACTCCAATAGCAGTTCCCAAAGTTATGGCGTCAATGGAAGCACAGGCAATATTGGGAAGGTGGACTCTCAACAGGCACCTCAAGTTCGGCCAGATAACGGGCATTTCGACTCAAGAGTTCTGTCGCGGAATCATGCTTCCTTAAGCTGCGACATTAATACTGGTAAGATATATATACGTGACCTAAAATCTAGTAATGGAACGTTTGTTAATGGTAACAGAATAGATCAGCAAGACGTGGAGCTGAAGGTTGGAAATATTATAGATTTGGGAACAGATATAGATAGCAAATTCGAGCATAGAAAGATAAGTGCATTCGTCGAAGACATATCCGTCATTCCGTTGATTAATGAAGTGCCATCGAACGGCCCTACTAATGGAAAACTCGGTGAACCAACAAAGACAGAGATAGGAACTGAGAATGGCTCTGGATATTCTGTAGTTTCCGCAACAACAGCTCAAAGAGCTGCTTTTGAAGCGGCAATGTTTGGTGATGTAAACAATCTAGATTTGGAAGATACGGTTTTGGGTTCTGAAACTGAGATACTAAGTGGTATCTTTATTAATAATTCAATTGGAACCAGTCCtaatttgataaatgttATTAAGACTTTAGCTACCGAAGTTGCACTGGAAAAGCATGAGTTTACTAAACTTAGGTCTATGGAAAACTTTCTTATAAATTACACAACAAATCTCGAGTATGTCAATAAACTCCTagtggaaaaaaatgataagcAACTTGCCAAACTACAGAACGCACTGAAGCAAAAACTAACAGAAAGGCAAGGTTTAATTATTCAAGAACATAAGGCTCAgttagaaaaaatggagcGAGAGAATCTGAATATGAAAAGTTCATTCGAAACTCAGGAAAGGGAGAAACTTGAACATGTCAAGAGCCTAACGAACGATATAGAGGATTTAAGGACAAGATTAGAAGTGGAAAAGTACAGGAAGTCACAACTGGCGAAAAGTAACGTAAGTATTGATCAGGACTCAACACGACAGGTAATTCAGATCAATGAAAAAGCAACACATATCAAAGACCCAAGTGGAGCAACAGACGAAACACGGCAAACTCCTGGTTATAGAAAGTTAGGAGGTGGTGCTTTACTAATTATGAGTGCCATATCAGTAGGGCTCGTGGCATATGCCATGACGTTCTCCTCAGAACAGcatatttga
- the SPC19 gene encoding Spc19p (similar to Saccharomyces cerevisiae SPC19 (YDR201W); ancestral locus Anc_8.409), with product MTDSLQRSMACLEDTITILENSVSKLASNSKPNDYLTQTMLSSRRVFELVPEYDVQEAKLDLIEEVEPLVKTLEDKLEKSVVKMKRELDTLRQTYELNRLRLDKTLNSKTDIDVSTDVVIMASSTNEELEELKMLKAKKENLQRKLQLLREKHPK from the coding sequence ATGACTGATTCACTGCAGAGGAGCATGGCGTGTTTAGAGGATACCATAACAATATTAGAAAATTCAGTCTCAAAACTGGCAAGCAATTCTAAGCCAAATGATTATCTTACACAAACGATGTTAAGTTCCAGAAGAGTGTTTGAATTGGTTCCTGAATATGATGTGCAAGAAGCCAAATTAGATCTTATAGAGGAAGTGGAACCTCTAGTGAAAACTTTGGAGGACAAATTAGAGAAGTCTGtggtgaaaatgaaaagagagctAGACACGCTACGGCAGACATATGAATTGAATAGATTACGACTGGACAAGACattaaattcaaaaacagaTATTGACGTAAGTACCGATGTTGTTATCATGGCATCTTCTACAAATGAAGAATTAGAAGAGTTGAAAATGCTAAAAGCCAAGAAGGAGAATTTACAGCGGAAGTTGCAATTGCTGCGGGAAAAACACCCTAAATAG
- the RAV2 gene encoding Rav2p (similar to Saccharomyces cerevisiae RAV2 (YDR202C); ancestral locus Anc_8.410), which yields MTARLYPNDYFGGPENYTREQDVINERSWLVEDIIKPELPNILGNVEKCLEMLNSEQIFKMPISNGASGDDGSNPSIKGIVVRQGSFLLDFKAIIIFPEFHNGKQILLRMDTGKKFPLAQIQSIELNLQEILEILEELQTLKELDNFIEKFGIVLKLLIESINLIENPPRTLCFPDSNNFAMRQMFKEYQSICESHHHEISMDIILFKSELCVDLRNLSIVTKKPWCNIDVETGKSFSDTIKDKLTVDRSKTLVNTLKENGVHIEEPSIINNIIMSTFNTEATTLAQAQYYMNRCVTFNGKAVIECEKLEITTSDPSLISITTKLNALENSISNYYTNLKI from the coding sequence ATGACCGCACGATTATATCCTAACGATTATTTTGGTGGTCCTGAGAACTACACTAGAGAACAAGATGTTATCAATGAGCGTTCGTGGCTTGTGGAAGATATAATTAAACCTGAATtaccaaatattttggGGAACGTCGAGAAATGCTTGGAGATGCTAAATAGTGAGCAGATCTTTAAAATGCCTATAAGTAATGGAGCATCTGGTGATGATGGCAGTAATCCTTCAATAAAAGGCATTGTGGTGAGGCAAGGCTCATTTCTGCTAGATTTCAAGGCAATCATTATCTTTCCAGAATTCCACAATGGAAAGCAAATCCTTCTGAGAATGGATACTGGGAAAAAATTCCCGCTCGCACAAATTCAGTCAATAGAGCTTAATCTTCAAGAGATATTGGAAATATTGGAGGAGCTACAGACTCTAAAAGAGCTTGATAATTTCATCGAGAAATTTGGAATAGTTTTGAAGCTATTAATCGAATCTATAAACCTTATAGAAAATCCTCCGAGGACTCTTTGCTTTCCTGATAGTAACAACTTTGCTATGAGACAGATGTTTAAAGAATACCAATCGATCTGCGAAAGTCATCACCATGAAATCAGTATGGATATAATACTATTCAAAAGTGAACTATGCGTGGACCTACGGAATCTCAGCATAGTCACAAAAAAACCGTGGTGTAATATCGATGTGGAGACGGGCAAATCTTTTAGCGATACCATTAAAGATAAACTGACAGTAGATAGATCCAAGACTCTTGTGAATACGTTGAAGGAAAATGGAGTTCATATTGAAGAACCAAGCATAATaaataatattattatgTCCACATTCAATACAGAAGCCACAACTCTAGCACAAGCTCAATACTATATGAATAGGTGTGTCACATTTAATGGAAAGGCTGTTATTGAatgtgaaaaattggaaataaCTACCAGTGATCCGTCACTTATAAGCATAACGACCAAGCTCAATGCTTTAGAAAACAGTATTAGCAACTATTATAcaaacttgaaaatttaG
- the COQ4 gene encoding ubiquinone biosynthesis protein COQ4 (similar to Saccharomyces cerevisiae COQ4 (YDR204W); ancestral locus Anc_8.411): MSFKSLRLQGFLHLKHSHQQQKRQFVVASALTLGSLIFGRNAKLADAIDNGDLHNKNEDYELKRKETMENRIKSLQNSRPVAPRYEGHVPLYKAEKLLLTIISGLKSYYHPEDGNNIVQLGEATAFPFFLENLKKTMLSDATGRKILRERPDITSETLHMEDLAKMAENTLGYTYYKWLKKEGVSPDTRAPVTYIDDPTHAFIFKRYRQCHDFYHAINNLPIIIEGEISVKALEASNLGVPMAALGTILAPLRLRPAQRNRLYENYLPWAIKTGLTCKPLINVYWEKILDKDINELRNELGITPPPDLREVRNERLKHNRELKMKYESFE; this comes from the coding sequence atgtctttcaaatctttgagGTTACAGGGTTTCCTGCATCTAAAACATTCACATCAACAGCAGAAACGTCAATTTGTGGTCGCATCTGCACTTACATTGGGTAGTCTAATCTTTGGCAGAAATGCAAAATTGGCAGATGCAATAGATAATGGTGATTTacataataaaaatgagGATTATGAATTGAAGCGAAAGGAAACTATGGAAAATAGGATCAAGTCACTGCAAAACAGTAGACCTGTTGCTCCTAGGTACGAGGGCCATGTGCCACTATacaaagctgaaaaattacttCTTACAATTATCTCTGGTCTAAAATCATATTATCATCCTGAAGATGGTAATAACATTGTTCAATTAGGTGAAGCAACGGcgtttccattttttttagaaaatttaaaaaagacTATGTTATCAGACGCAACAGGAAGGAAAATACTCAGGGAAAGACCAGATATAACTTCAGAAACTCTGCATATGGAAGATTTAGCTAAAATGGCAGAAAATACACTTGGATATACGTATTATAAATGgctaaaaaaagaaggagTATCTCCAGACACAAGAGCACCGGTAACTTATATTGATGACCCTACACATgcatttattttcaaaaggtatAGACAATGTCATGATTTTTACCATGCTATCAATAACTTACCGATCATAATCGAGGGTGAAATTTCAGTCAAAGCGTTAGAAGCCTCCAATTTAGGAGTACCAATGGCTGCATTGGGAACAATTTTAGCGCCATTACGACTAAGACCTGCACAAAGAAATAGGTTGTACGAAAATTATTTACCATGGGCAATTAAAACGGGATTGACTTGTAAACCTTTGATTAATGTTTACTGGGagaaaattcttgataAGGACATCAATGAATTAAGAAATGAGTTAGGTATAACACCACCGCCTGACTTGAGAGAAGttagaaatgaaagattGAAACACAATagagaattgaaaatgaaatacGAGAGTTTTGAATAA
- the THI7 gene encoding thiamine transporter THI7 (similar to Saccharomyces cerevisiae THI7 (YLR237W); ancestral locus Anc_8.412) yields MGFKSVLSKSLSFLEIPVDQRGTLSVLKNPDLKPIPRAQQTWGFWSNFAYWGVISFGVGTWASAASAADYGLSYAATIGTFIVGDVVTIMFTLANSYPGYDWKVGYTMAQRFTFGIVGSWFGILIRVLMSVVNYASNAWLGGLCLNMILDSWSHHYLHLPNTLTSHVAMDTRGVIGFMLFHVVCALFYLIKPYHLNYILIGSCTATCFSMLGMIIYLTKQAHGVDELFTSLESTATGSTYSWAWVYLISYWFGSVSPGSVNQSDYSRFASSKTALWLGTILALLIPTTLVPVFGVIGASTTYKLYGESMWMPSDIFNHWLTEDYSAGARAGAFFCGVSFMMSQVAYTVSNAGFASGMDLAGLLPKYINIKRGALLCAVVSVACQPWNFYNNSSTFLTVMSSFGIVMTPIISVTICDNLVIRKRNYSVSQAYLLKGEYYFYKGVNWRAVFAWVAGMTPGLPGIAWEVNNNYFHNTGIVNFYYGDSFFSFMISFFLYWILCVFFPIKMTIDHDDKDYYDCFTDEIARSKGMVPYSEVSPEEVAMHDITNKLGCMDQISENTDTLNTVEVNGDDDEGLKERKISNNSPQSSLSNYEQKEAHTQNVQETS; encoded by the coding sequence atggGATTCAAAAGCGTTCTGAGCAAGAGTTTGAGTTTTCTCGAGATTCCCGTGGACCAGAGAGGGACTCTGAGTGTGCTGAAGAACCCGGACCTGAAGCCAATCCCAAGGGCTCAGCAAACATGGGGGTTCTGGTCGAACTTTGCGTACTGGGGGGTGATTTCGTTCGGTGTCGGTACGTGGGCCAGTGCGGCGTCTGCAGCAGACTACGGGCTGAGCTACGCGGCCACGATCGGTACGTTTATCGTGGGTGACGTGGTGACCATTATGTTTACTTTGGCGAACTCGTACCCGGGTTACGACTGGAAAGTCGGGTACACGATGGCGCAGAGATTCACGTTTGGTATCGTGGGGTCGTGGTTTGGTATCCTGATCCGTGTTTTGATGAGTGTGGTCAACTACGCTTCGAACGCGTGGCTGGGTGGGCTGTGTTTGAACATGATCCTGGACTCGTGGTCGCACCACTACCTGCACCTGCCAAACACGTTGACCTCGCATGTTGCGATGGACACGAGGGGTGTTATCGGGTTCATGCTGTTCCACGTTGTCTGCGCACTGTTCTATCTGATCAAGCCATACCACCTGAATTACATCCTGATCGGTTCCTGCACGGCGACGTGTTTTTCGATGCTGGGTATGATTATCTACTTGACAAAACAGGCGCACGGAGTTGATGAGCTGTTCACGAGTCTGGAGTCCACAGCCACGGGTTCCACTTACTCTTGGGCTTGGGTTTATTTGATCTCGTACTGGTTTGGTTCTGTTTCTCCCGGCTCTGTTAACCAAAGTGATTATTCCAGATTCGCGTCTTCAAAGACCGCTCTTTGGTTGGGCACAATTCTTGCGCTTTTGATCCCAACAACTTTAGTTCCTGTTTTTGGTGTCATTGGTGCTTCTACCACTTATAAGCTGTATGGTGAATCGATGTGGATGCCAAGCGACATCTTCAACCATTGGTTGACCGAAGATTATTCTGCTGGTGCTCGTGCGGGTGCATTTTTCTGTGGTGTCTCATTTATGATGTCGCAAGTTGCTTACACCGTTTCTAATGCTGGTTTTGCAAGTGGTATGGATTTAGCTGGGCTCTTACCAAAATACATCAATATTAAAAGAGGTGCGTTGTTATGTGCTGTTGTGTCTGTTGCTTGTCAACCGTGGAATTTTTACAACAACTCGTCAACTTTCTTGACTGTTATGAGTTCTTTCGGTATTGTTATGACTCCAATTATTTCTGTTACCATTTGTGATAATTTAGTTATCCggaaaagaaattattCGGTTTCTCAAGCCTATCTATTGAAGGGTGAATACTATTTCTACAAAGGTGTTAACTGGAGAGCAGTGTTTGCTTGGGTAGCGGGTATGACCCCTGGGTTACCTGGTATCGCTTGGGAAGTCAACAATAACTATTTCCACAATACAGGTATTGTCAATTTTTACTATGGTGATTCATTCTTTTCGTTCATGatttccttctttttatATTGGATCCTTTGTGTCTTTTTCCCAATTAAAATGACTATCGATCATGATGATAAAGATTACTACGATTGTTTCACTGATGAGATTGCAAGAAGTAAAGGTATGGTTCCATACAGTGAAGTTTCCCCAGAAGAAGTTGCAATGCACGATATTACAAATAAATTGGGTTGTATGGATCAAATCTCAGAAAACACTGATACATTGAACACTGTGGAAGTTaatggtgatgatgatgaaggtttaaaggaaagaaaaatttcaaataacTCTCCTCAAAGTTCTCTATCAAACtatgaacaaaaagaagctCATACCCAAAATGTTCAAGAGACCTCTTAA